In the genome of Corythoichthys intestinalis isolate RoL2023-P3 chromosome 19, ASM3026506v1, whole genome shotgun sequence, one region contains:
- the LOC130907438 gene encoding inactive serine protease 35-like produces the protein MELLCLLLYVTVNLACIEGYKWTRQNLPVLMDQNTQLLEQSLFREQVENMNVGQFEKLCGIECQTSLPPLNQSEQERILGYETMYDNGTRTHTDVRLRGLNTTESTSYVSSLTRTKRQVFGADGRFVISDLKFITNYPFATAVRLSTGCSGVLVSSKHVLTAAHCIHDGRYYLESVKYLKVGVLHLKSKRGKRRRQRAVSKINQQNMKKRPVFRWIRVKQTRIPQGWIHSKNSTTSLAADYDYALLELKRGVKQKKFMDIGVAPRTFQPARIHFSGYDDDKSLEGTQGGEKVVYRFCSVAKESKDLMYQHCDAQPGAAGAGVYVRLREDGGKGRWRRRVIGVFSGHRWVEVGGGEQRDFNVAVRITPAKYAQICHWIHKDPTQCKTV, from the coding sequence ATGGAGCTACTTTGTCTGCTGCTCTATGTTACTGTCAACCTGGCATGCATTGAGGGGTACAAGTGGACAAGACAGAATCTGCCAGTGCTGATGGATCAAAACACCCAGCTTCTTGAGCAATCTTTGTTCAGAGAACAAGTGGAAAATATGAATGTCGGGCAATTTGAAAAGCTCTGTGGAATCGAGTGTCAAACAAGCCTACCGCCCTTAAACCAAAGCGAGCAAGAAAGAATTCTGGGATACGAGACGATGTACGATAATGGCACGCGTACTCACACCGATGTCAGGTTGCGAGGTCTGAATACGACGGAATCGACTTCATATGTTTCGTCGCTAACTCGCACAAAACGGCAGGTTTTCGGTGCTGACGGTCGCTTCGTCATCTCCGACCTGAAGTTCATCACCAACTACCCTTTCGCCACCGCCGTGCGTCTTTCCACAGGATGCTCCGGGGTCCTAGTTTCCTCCAAGCACGTGCTGACGGCGGCTCATTGCATCCACGATGGTCGCTACTACTTGGAAAGCGTGAAATATCTGAAAGTTGGAGTGCTACATCTCAAAAGTAAAAGAGGAAAGAGGAGACGGCAAAGGGCTGTGAGCAAAATAAATCAGCAAAACATGAAGAAACGGCCTGTTTTTCGCTGGATTCGAGTCAAACAAACGCGTATCCCTCAAGGATGGATCCACTCCAAGAACTCTACAACGTCCCTAGCCGCAGACTACGACTATGCCCTTCTGGAACTTAAACGGGGCGTCAAACAGAAGAAGTTTATGGACATCGGGGTGGCGCCCCGCACCTTTCAACCAGCCCGGATCCATTTCTCAGGCTACGATGACGATAAAAGCTTAGAAGGCACCCAAGGGGGCGAGAAGGTGGTCTACCGCTTCTGCTCGGTGGCGAAAGAATCCAAAGATTTGATGTACCAGCATTGCGACGCTCAACCAGGTGCCGCCGGGGCGGGGGTTTATGTCCGGTTGAGAGAGGACGGCGGGAAGGGAAGGTGGCGCCGAAGAGTGATCGGAGTGTTCTCGGGTCATCGGTGGGTTGAAGTTGGGGGCGGTGAGCAGAGGGACTTTAACGTGGCGGTGAGGATCACTCCTGCCAAATATGCGCAGATTTGCCACTGGATCCACAAAGACCCCACTCAGTGCAAGActgtttaa
- the LOC130907745 gene encoding terminal nucleotidyltransferase 5A-like, giving the protein MDDNESGNMSVLNWEQVQRLDAILTGSIPIHGRWSFPTLEVKPRDIVKAVRSRMERSQIRVREVRLNGSAASYVLHEDSGLGWNDIDLIFCAELKGEKEFQIVKDLVLDCLLDLLPEEVNKDKITPLTLKEAYVQKMVKVCNDSDRWSLISLYNNRGKNVELKFVDSLRRQFEFSVDSFQIRLDSLLLFYECSEHPMAATFHPTILGESVYGDFPVALDHLRKRLICTRSPEEIRGGGLLKYCHLLVRGFRAVSDSEMKLLQRYMCSRFFIDFPDVGDQKRKLESFLQNHFVDLEDRKYDYLAVLYKVVQESTVCLMGYELSRTLGLISSLAWRALAERNAIPNAANVTCFYQPAPYVSNCNFSNYYVARVQPLFTCPPSPPQHYIPPTQHPMHTTWLPCN; this is encoded by the exons atGGATGACAATGAGAGCGGCAACATGAGCGTGCTCAATTGGGAGCAAGTGCAGCGGCTGGATGCTATTCTGACGGGCTCCATCCCTATCCACGGACGCTGGAGCTTCCCCACGCTGGAGGTTAAGCCGCGGGACATCGTCAAGGCGGTCCGCAGCCGCATGGAGCGCTCGCAGATacgcgttcgggaggtgcgcctCAATGGATCGGCGGCCAGCTACGTGTTGCACGAGGACAGCGGGCTAGGTTGGAACGATATAGACCTCATCTTTTGCGCAGAACTCAAGGGTGAGAAGGAGTTCCAGATTGTGAAGGATTTGGTGCTGGACTGTCTTCTGGATTTATTGCCAGAAGAAGTGAATAAGGACAAGATCACACCACTGACCTTAAAG GAAGCGTACGTGCAAAAGATGGTGAAGGTGTGCAACGACTCGGATCGCTGGAGCCTCATCTCGCTGTACAACAACCGCGGCAAGAATGTGGAGCTCAAGTTTGTGGACTCTCTGCGGCGGCAGTTTGAGTTCAGCGTGGACTCTTTCCAGATCCGCTTGGATTCGCTGCTGCTCTTTTACGAGTGCTCGGAGCACCCGATGGCAGCCACGTTCCACCCCACTATCCTCGGCGAGAGCGTCTACGGCGACTTCCCCGTGGCCTTGGACCACCTGCGCAAGCGCCTGATCTGCACCAGGAGCCCCGAGGAGATCCGGGGCGGCGGGCTGCTCAAGTACTGCCACCTGTTGGTGCGGGGTTTCCGCGCAGTTTCTGACTCGGAGATGAAACTCTTGCAGCGCTACATGTGCTCGCGCTTCTTCATCGACTTTCCCGACGTGGGTGATCAAAAGCGTAAGCTAGAGTCCTTCCTGCAGAACCATTTCGTAGACTTAGAGGACAGGAAGTACGACTACCTGGCCGTGCTATACAAAGTGGTGCAGGAGAGCACAGTGTGCCTGATGGGCTACGAGCTGAGCCGGACACTAGGCCTCATCTCCTCGTTGGCGTGGCGAGCGTTGGCTGAGCGCAATGCGATCCCCAACGCCGCCAACGTCACTTGCTTTTACCAACCTGCGCCATACGTGTCCAACTGCAACTTCAGCAACTACTACGTGGCCCGTGTCCAGCCCCTCTTCACCTGTCCACCCTCGCCACCCCAACACTACATTCCTCCCACACAGCATCCCATGCACACCACTTGGCTGCCCTGTAACTAG